A stretch of the Actinomyces faecalis genome encodes the following:
- a CDS encoding carbohydrate ABC transporter permease, translating into MSTAVSSSRLRPGATSAGPRRHRRLRTAQIIYRVLLGAVLVIQVYPLIWLILTSVRCPEDFASSSPFGLPGSFTLDNFTRAFEQGQIPTYIANSAIVTAGACALITVCGMTGAYAIQVLGFRGAKVVRSVFLMGIVVPVQIALVPLFIDYSNIGLLDTHLAIIIPLAGFALPMSLFLFISFFSYIPREIYEAASIDGAGPYRIFMAITVPMSLNTVITVVMVNAIFIWNEFVFANTFVLTEGLKTIPLGLQNYIGNMGKTDWTATFAAVAVTVTPLLLVFLALNKAMIYGLESGSTKG; encoded by the coding sequence ATGAGTACCGCAGTATCGTCCTCCCGGTTGCGTCCTGGAGCGACCTCGGCTGGCCCACGGCGTCATCGGCGTCTTCGTACCGCCCAGATCATCTACCGGGTGCTACTTGGCGCTGTGCTCGTGATCCAGGTCTATCCCCTCATCTGGCTGATCCTGACGTCGGTGCGCTGCCCAGAGGACTTCGCCTCCTCCAGCCCGTTTGGTCTGCCTGGTTCCTTCACGCTTGACAACTTCACCCGGGCTTTTGAGCAGGGACAGATTCCGACCTACATCGCGAACAGTGCCATTGTCACGGCGGGAGCCTGTGCCTTGATCACCGTGTGCGGGATGACGGGGGCCTACGCCATCCAGGTCCTTGGTTTTCGGGGTGCCAAGGTCGTTCGTTCGGTCTTTCTCATGGGGATCGTGGTGCCGGTCCAGATCGCTCTCGTGCCGTTGTTCATCGACTACTCGAATATCGGACTGCTTGACACACACCTGGCGATCATCATTCCCCTGGCAGGTTTTGCCCTGCCGATGTCCTTGTTCCTCTTCATCTCCTTTTTCAGCTACATCCCACGTGAGATCTATGAGGCGGCGTCGATTGACGGTGCTGGACCGTATCGAATCTTCATGGCGATCACTGTCCCGATGTCTCTTAACACTGTGATCACAGTGGTGATGGTCAATGCGATCTTCATCTGGAACGAGTTCGTCTTTGCCAACACCTTCGTGCTGACCGAAGGCCTCAAGACGATCCCGCTGGGACTGCAGAACTACATCGGCAATATGGGCAAGACGGACTGGACGGCTACCTTCGCGGCGGTCGCGGTCACCGTGACACCTTTGCTGCTCGTCTTCCTCGCACTGAACAAGGCGATGATCTACGGTCTGGAAAGCGGTTCAACGAAGGGATGA
- a CDS encoding carbohydrate ABC transporter permease, giving the protein MMLPYRSRLSVIVFLLPPVLLFGGGVLLPIFQSLFLSFFRWDGITEMQFVGIDNYAKMLGGDPTFWKAFVNQLIYLLICVVIQMGAGLAIACLLLTITRGRETLKVFYLMPAVISTTAIALLFQRIYSYDPTGLVNSLLEVVGLGGLARPWLSDVHTVLAAVSVPEGWRFLGLYTIILYAALLSVPKELEEAAALDGANPWQVFIKIRFPHIRPVWVTTMVMVVTYGLRGFDIPYLLTNGGPGQASELVTTYMYKTAFVSTNYGYASAISVFIVIECLVAVGLIFMLARRRES; this is encoded by the coding sequence ATGATGCTTCCTTATCGCTCACGACTGTCTGTCATTGTCTTTCTGCTTCCACCTGTCCTGCTGTTTGGCGGCGGCGTGCTGCTGCCGATCTTCCAGTCTCTGTTCCTCAGCTTCTTCCGCTGGGACGGAATCACCGAGATGCAGTTCGTCGGGATCGACAACTATGCGAAGATGCTCGGTGGTGATCCGACCTTCTGGAAAGCCTTCGTCAATCAGCTGATCTATCTCCTGATCTGCGTCGTGATCCAGATGGGTGCCGGCCTCGCAATTGCCTGCTTGCTCCTGACGATCACGCGAGGGCGGGAGACGCTCAAGGTCTTCTACCTCATGCCTGCGGTGATCTCGACGACGGCTATCGCCCTGCTTTTCCAACGGATCTATTCCTACGACCCGACTGGGCTGGTCAACTCGCTTCTGGAGGTGGTGGGCCTGGGCGGTCTTGCCAGGCCCTGGCTCTCGGACGTCCATACCGTGCTGGCGGCGGTCTCTGTGCCAGAAGGATGGCGATTTCTTGGTCTCTACACGATCATCCTGTACGCCGCGCTGCTGTCTGTTCCCAAGGAGCTGGAAGAGGCCGCGGCCCTGGACGGGGCCAATCCATGGCAGGTGTTCATCAAGATCCGGTTCCCGCACATACGCCCGGTGTGGGTTACGACCATGGTCATGGTTGTGACATATGGCCTCCGAGGGTTTGACATCCCCTACCTGCTGACCAACGGAGGCCCGGGGCAGGCCTCGGAGCTGGTCACGACATACATGTACAAGACGGCATTCGTCAGTACGAATTACGGCTACGCGTCTGCCATCTCGGTCTTCATCGTGATTGAGTGCCTGGTCGCTGTCGGCCTCATCTTCATGCTGGCTCGTCGAAGGGAGTCCTGA
- a CDS encoding ABC transporter substrate-binding protein, with protein sequence MQIKRSQFLVLSAAALAAPLLGACGGKRGAAAPSSAVAIDPEGEIKPREVSWLLSRAANGAVINTMQTIAQEYAKEHEGFKLTFITTPDRPSYIQKYETLAAANQLPEFFDTDATPFAQKLARQNRMVNIEDLLDNLGIADTYRPAALDYQRFDDGSLYMLPLEYGIEVFWYNKALFEAAGVEVPGSLDEFPELCRKLAATGVVPIALDGLDGWTLERYVAYQPFRLEGADYIKKLKKGEATFSDEPGRATAQWLHDLGAAGAFQEGFSSVGYTDAQNLFTSGKAAIYNMGTWELPSLATTELPEDLQDQIGYFTLPTVKDGKTGPNEYVAPSGIGLAVNAATYDPLIHDFLRFALEKYPQMYAQTGLLGPTTVEPVIPDNALPIYQQAIDEAGKIDGQVLMPWDTQLDPTTNTKISQEQVLLVQGDLSVEDFLATMDAALTENASAYFSE encoded by the coding sequence ATGCAGATCAAGCGTTCACAGTTTCTGGTCCTCAGTGCCGCCGCGCTGGCGGCACCGCTGCTCGGTGCCTGTGGCGGAAAGCGGGGCGCCGCCGCCCCGTCCTCGGCGGTAGCGATCGATCCGGAGGGAGAGATCAAGCCGCGAGAGGTGTCCTGGCTGTTGTCGCGTGCCGCCAATGGTGCGGTGATCAACACGATGCAGACGATTGCTCAGGAGTACGCCAAAGAGCATGAGGGCTTCAAGCTGACCTTTATCACGACGCCAGACAGGCCCTCGTACATCCAGAAGTATGAGACCTTGGCCGCTGCCAACCAGCTGCCCGAGTTCTTCGATACCGACGCCACGCCGTTTGCCCAGAAGCTCGCTCGACAGAACCGGATGGTCAATATCGAGGACCTGCTCGACAACCTGGGTATCGCGGACACCTACCGGCCCGCAGCGCTTGACTACCAGCGCTTTGACGACGGCTCGCTCTACATGCTGCCGCTGGAGTACGGGATCGAGGTGTTCTGGTACAACAAGGCGCTCTTCGAGGCCGCAGGCGTGGAGGTTCCCGGCTCGTTGGATGAGTTCCCTGAGCTGTGCCGCAAGCTTGCCGCGACCGGAGTGGTACCTATCGCGCTGGACGGCCTCGATGGCTGGACGCTGGAGCGATACGTGGCTTATCAGCCTTTCCGCCTGGAAGGAGCGGACTACATCAAGAAGCTGAAGAAGGGCGAGGCGACGTTCTCTGACGAGCCCGGGCGTGCCACGGCTCAGTGGCTCCATGACTTGGGGGCTGCTGGGGCCTTCCAGGAAGGCTTCTCCTCGGTGGGGTATACCGATGCGCAGAATCTCTTTACCTCGGGTAAGGCTGCGATCTACAACATGGGGACCTGGGAGCTACCCAGTCTGGCTACGACGGAGCTGCCCGAGGATCTCCAGGACCAGATCGGCTACTTCACGCTCCCGACTGTCAAGGACGGCAAGACAGGGCCGAACGAGTACGTCGCTCCCTCAGGAATCGGTCTCGCTGTCAACGCTGCCACCTACGACCCGCTCATTCACGACTTCCTCCGTTTCGCCTTGGAGAAGTACCCCCAGATGTATGCGCAGACGGGCCTGCTCGGTCCGACAACAGTCGAGCCCGTGATCCCGGACAATGCGCTGCCGATCTACCAGCAGGCGATCGATGAGGCGGGCAAGATCGATGGACAGGTCCTGATGCCGTGGGACACCCAGCTTGATCCGACGACAAATACCAAGATCTCCCAGGAGCAGGTGCTGCTCGTCCAGGGGGACCTGAGCGTCGAGGACTTCCTCGCCACGATGGACGCGGCGCTCACTGAGAACGCCTCCGCCTACTTCAGTGAGTGA
- a CDS encoding family 43 glycosylhydrolase, with protein sequence MTSDLYFRPSPHWVGDVIPFTDGDEIRLYYLCERRMTPKPGTPWNLAVTHDLVHYEDRGEALPAGGVEDEDFNAYTGSIVRDDEGVFHLFYTANNPQALAPSGRSLQLVAHATSTDARSWDKQPQDTFGAPEGYDPADWRDPYVYRTPGGQGWTMILAARHRDGPDRRRGVVARLTSEDLRCWQIQEPLWDPHRFITQECPEVFRIGQWWYLVYSEFSDRFTTRYRVARSPEGPWSAPERDTIDGRAFYAAKSVQWHGRRLFFGWIASREGETDSGPWLWAGTMAALEAVQNPDGSLALRLPEEVLGAFARPLDVDHEPVRLESRTGYSARILTGCLPDPARVSLDLAWEEGAREVSVLLRTDECGEEGYVLRLEPSQSRMVLDRWPRREPGTEQWHVAGDQPHFIEMERPVDLSAGRAHLDLIMHGELLQCCLDDQVCLSTSVYDHPSGRLGVAVLDGSLVIRSLDVLTCS encoded by the coding sequence ATGACTTCAGATCTCTACTTCCGTCCCAGTCCCCACTGGGTGGGAGACGTCATCCCCTTCACCGACGGCGACGAGATTCGTCTTTACTATCTGTGCGAGCGCCGCATGACCCCTAAGCCGGGTACACCGTGGAACCTGGCTGTAACCCATGATCTTGTCCACTACGAAGACCGGGGTGAGGCGCTGCCTGCTGGCGGTGTTGAGGATGAGGACTTCAACGCCTACACCGGCAGCATCGTGAGGGATGACGAAGGGGTGTTCCACCTCTTCTATACGGCGAACAACCCTCAGGCCCTAGCGCCCAGCGGGCGTTCTCTCCAGCTTGTTGCTCACGCCACGAGTACTGATGCACGCTCATGGGACAAGCAGCCTCAGGACACCTTCGGTGCGCCAGAAGGTTACGACCCTGCCGACTGGCGTGACCCCTATGTGTACCGCACCCCAGGGGGGCAAGGCTGGACGATGATCCTTGCTGCACGGCACCGGGACGGACCTGATCGTCGTCGTGGGGTCGTGGCACGTCTGACCAGCGAGGACCTCAGGTGCTGGCAGATCCAGGAGCCCTTGTGGGATCCGCACCGTTTCATCACACAGGAGTGCCCGGAGGTCTTTCGGATCGGCCAGTGGTGGTACCTGGTCTACTCCGAGTTCTCCGACCGGTTCACGACACGCTACCGCGTTGCCAGATCGCCCGAGGGCCCGTGGTCGGCGCCTGAGCGCGACACGATTGACGGCAGGGCCTTCTATGCTGCGAAGTCCGTCCAGTGGCACGGGCGAAGGCTCTTCTTCGGGTGGATCGCCTCGCGAGAGGGGGAGACCGACAGCGGGCCGTGGCTGTGGGCGGGCACGATGGCTGCGCTGGAGGCCGTGCAGAATCCTGATGGCAGCCTGGCACTACGACTACCTGAGGAAGTCCTTGGGGCTTTCGCTCGGCCTCTGGACGTCGATCACGAACCGGTACGGCTGGAATCGAGGACGGGCTACTCGGCACGGATCCTGACTGGCTGTCTGCCTGATCCGGCGCGTGTGTCTCTTGATCTTGCCTGGGAGGAGGGCGCTCGTGAGGTCTCAGTCCTCCTACGCACTGATGAGTGTGGAGAGGAGGGGTACGTACTGCGCCTGGAGCCGTCCCAGTCACGTATGGTGCTCGACCGCTGGCCTCGTCGCGAGCCTGGGACCGAGCAGTGGCACGTAGCAGGCGATCAGCCGCACTTCATCGAGATGGAGCGCCCCGTTGACCTCAGCGCCGGCCGCGCGCACCTCGACCTCATTATGCACGGCGAGCTGCTCCAGTGCTGCCTGGACGACCAGGTGTGCCTGTCGACCAGCGTCTACGACCATCCCAGCGGTCGCCTCGGTGTGGCGGTGCTCGATGGCAGCCTCGTCATCCGTTCCCTCGATGTCCTGACCTGTTCTTGA
- a CDS encoding glycosyl hydrolase family 32 — translation MALTLADHWMWDHWIVRHGGQHHLFFLRASKALHNPDRRHWRASIGHAVSTDARAWTLLPDSLVHSDGPAFDDQATWTGSAVTKDDGTLRLFYTGISRREGGMVQRVGWADSEDGVTFTRTCAEPVEADSRWYEKWNPSYPWDEPWRDPYVFRHEGRWHMLVTARRAGVDRLHAGVIGHAVSDDLDHWEVLEPLTEPSQFGQLEVSQSRFVDGKHLLVFSCGRDMQAAPCDGTVWVAEGEGPLGPWDVDGARYIEPTHLYAGQVFEMAEGQWAFTGFDDGEDGIFRGVIPDPLPWNEVRLTRVTAKR, via the coding sequence ATGGCGCTTACCCTTGCGGACCACTGGATGTGGGACCACTGGATCGTTCGTCACGGCGGGCAGCACCACCTGTTCTTCCTGCGTGCCTCCAAGGCGCTGCACAACCCCGACCGGCGTCACTGGCGGGCCTCGATCGGTCACGCGGTATCCACGGACGCGCGTGCCTGGACCCTGCTTCCAGACTCCCTCGTCCACTCCGACGGACCGGCCTTCGACGATCAGGCAACCTGGACAGGTTCCGCGGTCACCAAGGATGACGGCACGCTTCGGCTCTTCTATACCGGGATCTCCCGTCGCGAAGGAGGGATGGTTCAGCGAGTTGGCTGGGCCGACTCTGAGGACGGAGTGACCTTTACCCGTACCTGCGCCGAGCCTGTTGAGGCCGACAGCCGCTGGTACGAGAAGTGGAACCCCTCCTATCCCTGGGACGAGCCGTGGAGGGACCCATACGTCTTCCGTCACGAGGGGCGGTGGCACATGCTGGTCACGGCGCGTCGTGCCGGTGTGGATCGTCTTCACGCTGGTGTGATCGGTCACGCGGTGTCTGACGACCTGGACCACTGGGAGGTGCTCGAGCCGTTGACCGAGCCCAGTCAGTTCGGTCAGCTAGAGGTCAGTCAGTCACGATTCGTCGACGGTAAGCACCTGCTGGTCTTCTCCTGCGGGCGTGACATGCAGGCCGCTCCGTGTGACGGAACGGTGTGGGTCGCCGAGGGTGAGGGGCCCTTGGGGCCGTGGGACGTGGACGGTGCCCGCTACATCGAGCCCACGCACCTGTACGCCGGCCAGGTCTTCGAGATGGCGGAGGGCCAGTGGGCCTTCACCGGCTTCGACGACGGGGAGGACGGGATCTTCCGTGGGGTGATCCCTGACCCGCTGCCATGGAACGAGGTACGGCTCACGCGGGTGACTGCCAAGCGCTGA
- a CDS encoding carbohydrate ABC transporter permease gives MATQTALSRSQADSAQQPTAQHVPGRRGRAATKRRSRVLTYIGLVIASVIAVFPLLFMIFSSLKSDSQIFADLGGVKAFLPVGELSLDNYEGVFQRVPAGRFLLNSAIVTVCIVVLGLVVNSMIGFAIARMRWKGKRLILSLVLATLMVPFETIAVPLVFWVAKLPSLQWVVDGFLVKQGMLNTYQVQILPYIANALAIFLFSQHFGDIPKEIDEAARMDGASWFTIYRKIVVPLSGPTFATVAIIMMLPAWNSYLWPLMVVQEEAMRPVSVGMQYFFQLNPVWGEIMAYGTLITVPMLVLFIIFQRSFVQSLAGTAVKG, from the coding sequence ATGGCTACACAGACTGCTCTGTCTCGCTCGCAAGCGGACTCCGCCCAGCAGCCCACCGCTCAGCACGTGCCTGGAAGGCGTGGCCGGGCGGCGACCAAGCGGCGCTCGCGCGTCCTGACCTACATCGGTCTGGTCATCGCGTCCGTCATCGCGGTCTTCCCGCTCCTGTTCATGATCTTCTCCTCGCTCAAGTCCGACTCGCAGATCTTTGCCGACCTGGGCGGCGTCAAGGCGTTCCTGCCGGTAGGGGAGCTGTCGCTGGACAACTACGAAGGCGTCTTCCAGCGTGTGCCTGCCGGCCGCTTCCTCCTGAACTCGGCGATCGTGACCGTGTGCATCGTGGTCCTCGGTCTCGTCGTCAACTCGATGATCGGCTTCGCCATCGCCAGGATGCGGTGGAAGGGCAAGCGCCTCATCCTCTCGCTGGTACTGGCTACCCTCATGGTGCCTTTCGAGACCATCGCGGTGCCGCTGGTCTTCTGGGTCGCCAAGCTGCCGTCGCTGCAGTGGGTCGTGGACGGGTTCCTGGTCAAGCAGGGGATGCTGAACACCTACCAGGTCCAGATCCTGCCCTACATCGCCAACGCGCTGGCGATCTTCCTCTTCTCACAGCACTTTGGGGACATCCCCAAGGAGATCGACGAGGCTGCGCGCATGGACGGCGCGAGCTGGTTCACCATCTATCGCAAGATCGTCGTCCCGCTGTCTGGACCGACTTTCGCTACGGTGGCCATCATCATGATGCTGCCGGCATGGAACTCCTACCTCTGGCCGCTCATGGTGGTGCAGGAGGAGGCCATGCGCCCGGTCAGCGTAGGAATGCAGTACTTCTTCCAGCTCAACCCCGTGTGGGGCGAGATCATGGCCTACGGCACGCTCATCACGGTGCCGATGCTGGTGCTGTTCATCATCTTCCAACGTTCCTTCGTCCAGTCACTGGCCGGTACCGCGGTCAAGGGCTGA
- a CDS encoding carbohydrate ABC transporter permease — translation MSTSVAARRSASSRREALQAWLMSSPALILLLLFMGIPILLTFALSLTNARLISPNPPSFVGLANFQRALGSDPTFIRSLTNTAFFALIVVPCQSGLALALAILVNQKVKGVTAFRTMIFMPVVTSMVVVSILWSFFYEDDGLFNSVLNTLTGGGWTAVAWLNNPGTAMPAIIVLSIWQAVGLHMIIWLSGLQGIDPALYEAADLDGVNGWQRFRYVTWPGLRSTMVFILVTITIAALGLFVQVDVMTSGGPQDATSTLVYHAVRKGYREQDMGYGSAISLIFFVCVLAISLIQRWLTREKD, via the coding sequence GTGTCTACCTCCGTTGCCGCTCGGCGCAGCGCGAGCTCTCGTCGAGAGGCGCTGCAGGCGTGGCTGATGAGCTCACCGGCTCTCATCCTGCTACTGCTCTTCATGGGCATCCCGATCCTTCTGACCTTCGCGCTGTCCCTGACCAACGCCCGGCTCATCTCACCCAACCCGCCCTCCTTCGTGGGACTAGCGAACTTTCAGCGGGCTCTGGGATCGGATCCCACCTTCATCCGGTCACTGACGAACACAGCCTTCTTCGCTCTCATCGTCGTCCCGTGCCAGTCCGGACTCGCTCTGGCGCTGGCCATCCTGGTGAACCAGAAGGTCAAGGGCGTCACGGCCTTCCGGACCATGATCTTCATGCCGGTCGTGACCTCCATGGTGGTGGTCTCGATCCTGTGGAGCTTCTTCTACGAGGATGACGGACTGTTCAACTCGGTGCTCAACACCCTGACCGGTGGTGGCTGGACTGCCGTGGCCTGGCTCAACAACCCGGGTACGGCGATGCCGGCGATCATCGTGCTGTCGATCTGGCAGGCCGTCGGGCTCCACATGATCATCTGGCTCTCAGGCCTGCAGGGTATCGACCCTGCGCTGTATGAGGCGGCGGACCTTGACGGCGTCAACGGCTGGCAGCGATTCCGCTACGTGACCTGGCCGGGCCTGCGCTCGACGATGGTCTTCATCCTCGTGACGATCACGATCGCGGCCCTGGGCCTGTTCGTCCAGGTCGACGTCATGACCTCTGGCGGACCCCAGGACGCCACCTCGACACTCGTCTACCACGCCGTGCGTAAGGGCTACCGCGAGCAGGACATGGGCTACGGAAGCGCGATCTCGCTGATCTTCTTCGTCTGTGTGCTTGCCATCAGCCTGATCCAGCGCTGGCTGACCAGGGAGAAGGACTGA